In one window of Mycobacterium sp. SMC-8 DNA:
- a CDS encoding IS3 family transposase (programmed frameshift), with amino-acid sequence MVADLRSDTVSEWEAMGRVADLLGVGTAETVRKWVRQAEIDAGDRAGQTSEESEVLRKLRRENAELKRANAILKAASGFLRCRARPAVSVVVEFISAHQHMRVGADGLKWGVESMCAVLSEFGVVIAPSTYYAHRARRGPSKADWTDAQVIDAIWRLRRSNKLFAVLGARKTWIVLRTNGLDVSRCVVERVMREMGWRGACKRRRVRTTIADPAATRAPDRVARHFVAGAPDRLWVADFTYCRTRAGWAYTAFVTDVYARKIVGWKVATEMTQKLVTDAINHAIDTRKRSGATFLDDLIHHSDAGSQYTAVAFTEHLAAEGILPSVGSVGDSFDNALAESVNSSYKTELIDHQPPYPGAADLSLATAEWVAFYNRQRPNGYCQDLTPDRAEALYYHRQRHPHTEEALR; translated from the exons ATGGTGGCCGATCTGCGCAGCGACACGGTCTCGGAGTGGGAGGCGATGGGCCGGGTTGCTGATCTGCTGGGCGTCGGTACCGCCGAGACGGTGCGCAAATGGGTCCGCCAGGCCGAGATCGACGCCGGAGATCGGGCTGGGCAGACCAGCGAGGAATCCGAGGTCCTGCGCAAGCTGCGCCGGGAGAACGCCGAACTCAAGCGGGCCAACGCGATTTTGAAGGCGGCGTCGG GTTTTCTTCGCTGCCGAGCTCGACCGGCCGTCTCAGTAGTCGTGGAGTTCATCAGCGCCCACCAGCACATGCGTGTGGGCGCTGATGGTCTCAAGTGGGGTGTCGAGTCGATGTGCGCCGTGCTCTCGGAGTTCGGCGTCGTGATCGCCCCGTCGACGTATTACGCCCACCGCGCCCGCCGTGGCCCCTCGAAGGCGGACTGGACTGATGCGCAGGTGATCGACGCCATCTGGCGGCTGCGCCGATCCAACAAGCTGTTCGCGGTTCTGGGTGCCCGTAAGACGTGGATTGTGTTGCGTACCAACGGACTCGATGTCTCACGGTGTGTTGTGGAGCGGGTCATGCGGGAGATGGGTTGGCGGGGTGCGTGCAAGCGCCGCCGGGTGCGCACCACCATTGCTGATCCGGCAGCAACGCGAGCTCCGGATCGGGTCGCGCGGCATTTCGTCGCCGGCGCGCCGGACCGTTTGTGGGTGGCCGATTTCACGTACTGCCGGACCCGTGCCGGCTGGGCCTACACAGCGTTCGTGACCGACGTCTACGCCCGCAAGATCGTAGGCTGGAAGGTGGCCACCGAGATGACCCAGAAGCTGGTGACCGATGCGATCAACCACGCCATAGATACCAGGAAGCGTTCTGGTGCAACATTTTTGGATGATCTGATCCATCACAGCGATGCGGGCTCTCAATATACGGCGGTAGCGTTCACTGAACACTTGGCCGCTGAAGGGATCCTGCCCTCAGTCGGATCGGTGGGCGATAGCTTCGACAACGCCTTGGCCGAATCGGTGAACAGCAGCTACAAGACCGAACTCATCGACCACCAGCCGCCGTATCCCGGTGCCGCCGACCTCTCGCTGGCAACCGCCGAATGGGTGGCTTTCTACAACCGGCAGCGACCGAATGGCTACTGCCAGGACCTGACTCCGGACCGGGCCGAAGCCCTCTATTACCATCGCCAACGGCACCCTCATACCGAGGAGGCACTCAGATAA
- a CDS encoding IS5 family transposase (programmed frameshift): protein MLRTDVISDDLWSVIEPVLPSGRRRGRPWNDHRVTLEGIIWRYRTGSPWRDLPAQFGAWQSVAERHLRWSTDGTYAQIFAAISRDIDVDDADAELVELLLAVDSTSVRVHQHAAGARPGATQGDLSNYNKHPDEPDDHAIGRSRGGLTTKIHALADQRCSAVTMALSPGQAGDNPMLWPLLTAHQGPKFRLLADKAYSHDSTRARLRQLKIAHTIPERSDQIARRKSRGSKGGRPPAFSGRIYKHRNTVERSFNRFKHWRGIATRYDKYALSYLGGVTLAAIIIYHRVRN, encoded by the exons GTGTTACGGACTGATGTGATTTCTGATGACTTGTGGTCGGTGATTGAGCCGGTACTGCCTTCGGGTCGACGGCGCGGGCGGCCGTGGAACGATCATCGGGTGACGCTGGAAGGAATTATCTGGCGTTACCGGACTGGATCTCCGTGGCGCGATCTGCCCGCGCAGTTCGGCGCCTGGCAGTCGGTGGCTGAACGTCACCTGCGGTGGTCCACCGACGGCACCTACGCGCAGATCTTCGCAGCGATCTCCCGTGACATCGATGTCGATGACGCTGACGCTGAGCTGGTCGAACTGCTGCTGGCGGTGGATTCGACCAGCGTGCGTGTACATCAGCATGCCGCTGGTGCCCGCCCTGGT GCCACACAGGGGGATCTGTCGAATTACAACAAACACCCCGATGAGCCCGATGACCATGCCATCGGCCGTTCACGCGGCGGGCTGACAACGAAGATCCACGCGCTGGCCGATCAACGCTGCAGCGCGGTCACCATGGCACTGTCGCCGGGGCAAGCCGGCGACAACCCGATGCTGTGGCCACTGCTGACTGCCCATCAGGGCCCAAAGTTTCGGCTACTCGCCGATAAGGCGTACTCCCATGACTCGACCCGAGCCCGACTGCGCCAGCTCAAAATCGCCCACACCATTCCCGAGCGCAGCGACCAGATCGCCCGCCGAAAGAGCCGGGGAAGCAAAGGCGGACGGCCACCGGCGTTCTCCGGGCGAATCTATAAGCACCGCAACACCGTCGAGCGATCCTTCAACCGCTTCAAGCACTGGCGAGGTATCGCCACCCGATACGACAAATACGCGCTGAGCTACCTCGGGGGCGTCACCCTAGCTGCGATCATCATCTATCACCGCGTCCGCAATTAA
- a CDS encoding DUF262 domain-containing protein, with protein sequence MSYETAKAVEHVLRQIHARTYLMPAIQREFVWGPRQIVKLVDSLMRGYPVGSFLFWKVEPHTAADYTFYEFLTRYHERDHPFAQKAAVPSGQGITAILDGQQRLTALNIALYGTYADKKKGAWWNSTNAFPDRRLYLNLAEDPPEEELGLKYDLQFLTDEDAKASTGEPDRWFKVGDVLKLEDDAVGFIDVIKARGIVDDREGVRRLATLRKAIRTSPVLNYFEVTDQDPDNVLEIFVRVNSGGTQLSSSDLLLSMATNQWKDLDAREEVRDLVRELNSNGRDFNFSKDLVLKTALAIADVDLRFKLTNFTTENMAKVESMWASIEDALVRAASLLKSFGYTDRNLTADSVLLPIAFYLHTRGVSDTYLTSSKDADDRLAIQRWVARSLIKRGIWGSGLDTVLGRIREVLKTASAEGFPVADVEREMAAVGKSLAFDATEIDDLLALEYGKPRTFTVLSILYPGLDLSNEFHEDHIFPKSRFSKAKLNAQGIASEKISEYLSSFNLLPNLQLLAGVPNVEKRASIPADWVASDRVFPTEARRKTYVDANDLAGLPLEMDSFLDFFDARKLRMRERLKRELGV encoded by the coding sequence TTGTCGTACGAAACTGCAAAGGCGGTCGAACATGTCCTCCGGCAGATCCACGCTCGGACTTACCTCATGCCTGCCATCCAGAGGGAGTTCGTGTGGGGTCCGCGCCAAATCGTGAAGCTCGTCGACAGCCTAATGCGGGGATACCCAGTCGGCTCGTTCCTGTTCTGGAAGGTGGAGCCGCATACAGCCGCCGACTACACCTTTTACGAATTCCTTACGAGGTACCACGAGCGAGATCATCCATTTGCGCAGAAGGCCGCGGTTCCGTCTGGGCAGGGAATCACCGCGATCCTGGACGGACAGCAGCGGTTGACAGCACTGAACATCGCGCTTTACGGAACTTACGCGGACAAGAAGAAGGGAGCCTGGTGGAACAGCACCAACGCGTTCCCGGATCGTCGGCTGTACCTGAATCTTGCAGAGGACCCTCCCGAGGAAGAGCTCGGGCTGAAGTATGACCTCCAGTTCTTGACGGACGAAGATGCCAAAGCGTCTACGGGCGAGCCGGACAGGTGGTTCAAAGTCGGTGATGTCCTGAAGTTGGAGGACGATGCGGTCGGCTTCATCGATGTCATCAAGGCCCGTGGAATCGTCGATGACCGCGAGGGTGTGCGGCGCTTGGCCACACTCCGCAAGGCAATTCGTACAAGCCCCGTCCTCAATTACTTCGAGGTCACGGACCAGGATCCTGACAACGTGCTCGAGATCTTCGTTCGGGTGAATAGTGGTGGCACACAGCTGTCCTCGTCCGACTTGTTGCTCTCGATGGCGACCAATCAATGGAAGGACCTGGACGCACGTGAAGAGGTGCGGGACCTCGTGCGTGAGCTCAACAGCAATGGGCGGGATTTCAACTTCTCGAAGGACCTCGTCCTTAAGACGGCACTCGCGATCGCCGACGTCGATCTTCGCTTCAAGCTCACGAACTTCACTACAGAAAACATGGCGAAGGTTGAGAGCATGTGGGCCTCGATTGAAGACGCCCTCGTTCGGGCTGCATCCCTGCTGAAGAGCTTCGGATACACCGATCGAAATTTGACCGCCGACAGCGTTCTTCTCCCGATCGCGTTCTATCTTCACACCCGGGGTGTTTCAGACACCTACCTGACCTCTTCGAAGGACGCGGACGATCGGCTTGCAATCCAGCGATGGGTGGCGCGTTCTCTAATCAAGAGAGGTATCTGGGGTTCTGGTCTGGACACGGTTCTTGGACGGATACGAGAGGTGCTGAAAACCGCGTCTGCGGAAGGCTTTCCGGTTGCCGACGTCGAGAGGGAGATGGCTGCAGTTGGGAAATCTTTAGCGTTCGATGCGACTGAGATCGACGACCTGCTCGCCTTGGAATACGGCAAACCGCGCACTTTCACCGTGCTCTCGATTCTGTATCCCGGGCTCGACTTGAGTAACGAGTTCCACGAGGATCACATCTTCCCGAAATCGCGCTTCAGCAAGGCAAAGTTGAATGCTCAGGGTATCGCGAGCGAGAAGATCAGTGAGTATCTGAGCTCCTTCAACCTACTGCCTAACCTGCAACTTCTTGCAGGAGTTCCCAACGTCGAAAAGCGGGCGTCAATACCAGCGGACTGGGTGGCTTCCGACCGTGTCTTTCCGACGGAAGCCCGGAGAAAAACGTACGTCGACGCCAACGATCTCGCCGGACTCCCACTAGAAATGGATTCCTTCTTGGACTTCTTCGATGCGCGCAAATTGCGAATGCGTGAGCGACTCAAGCGGGAGTTGGGGGTGTAG